The Streptomyces sp. NBC_00440 genome contains a region encoding:
- a CDS encoding class I adenylate-forming enzyme family protein, which translates to MADVLTLPNWLRTIGAGPHGAHGRALRDDSGELTFTELVGAMDAVALGLRRAGLHPGDRVVTAMEPSIPHTVVILGAMAAGLVAAPLNDRLTGPEARSYLATLRPSAVIADPAHTSLAHETGCRVIELPAAADRMPIADRTAPLAAHGEPLAPPAEDAPAVIFATGGTTGTPKGVFHTHRSLWLWLNTCAHGNPRTVTDIELFFSPFFHITLGTNLLAPLLAGGEVWIQRRFDAGSALAAIDRGASRLMGAPTMFAALRGHPDFATTRRENVTAIRFGSAPSTDDFVRGLLRDFPNARIRAGFGATEFGSVMGFDHEDLLAGRFTGVGRPLPGAVVRILDGDGREVPAGVVGDLVVACPWQAHGYYGMPEETEETFRADGVHIGDRASRTEDGWVFIAGRTKEVIISGGENVYPREVEEVILRHPLVADAVVYGLPDGHWGERVEAGIVAVQDKTVDLEELRSFCRADLAGYKIPKNLRLLDAIPLTPNSKPDRRRVRAEALAETAGHGAEG; encoded by the coding sequence GTGGCTGATGTACTGACACTGCCGAACTGGCTGCGCACGATCGGCGCCGGGCCGCACGGGGCCCATGGACGAGCGCTGCGTGACGACTCCGGCGAACTGACATTTACCGAGCTGGTCGGGGCGATGGATGCTGTTGCCCTGGGGCTGCGGCGTGCCGGCCTGCACCCCGGCGACCGGGTCGTGACGGCCATGGAGCCGTCGATACCGCACACGGTGGTCATCCTCGGCGCCATGGCCGCCGGCCTGGTGGCCGCACCGCTCAACGACCGCCTGACCGGGCCGGAAGCACGCTCCTACCTCGCCACACTCCGCCCGAGTGCCGTGATCGCGGACCCCGCCCATACGTCCCTGGCTCATGAGACGGGCTGCCGGGTCATCGAGCTGCCGGCCGCCGCCGACCGGATGCCCATCGCGGACCGGACCGCCCCGCTGGCGGCCCACGGCGAGCCTCTCGCACCCCCGGCCGAGGACGCCCCGGCCGTCATCTTCGCGACCGGCGGCACGACCGGAACGCCGAAGGGCGTGTTCCACACCCATCGCAGCCTGTGGCTCTGGCTCAACACCTGCGCACACGGGAACCCGCGAACGGTCACCGATATCGAGCTGTTCTTCTCCCCGTTCTTCCACATCACGCTGGGCACGAACCTGTTGGCCCCCCTGCTCGCGGGTGGGGAGGTCTGGATCCAGCGGCGGTTCGACGCCGGTTCCGCGCTCGCTGCCATCGACCGTGGCGCCAGCCGTCTGATGGGTGCGCCGACGATGTTCGCCGCGCTGCGCGGACACCCCGACTTCGCCACCACCCGCCGCGAGAACGTCACGGCGATCCGTTTCGGGTCGGCTCCGTCCACGGACGACTTCGTACGCGGTCTGCTGCGTGACTTCCCCAACGCCAGGATTCGTGCCGGATTCGGCGCCACCGAATTCGGCTCGGTCATGGGATTCGACCACGAAGACCTGCTGGCCGGCCGGTTCACCGGTGTGGGCAGGCCGCTCCCCGGCGCGGTCGTCCGGATCCTCGACGGGGACGGCCGCGAGGTCCCCGCAGGTGTCGTCGGCGACCTCGTGGTCGCCTGCCCCTGGCAGGCCCACGGGTACTACGGAATGCCGGAGGAGACCGAGGAGACGTTCCGGGCCGATGGCGTGCACATCGGTGACCGTGCCTCACGGACGGAGGACGGCTGGGTGTTCATCGCCGGGCGTACGAAGGAGGTGATCATCAGCGGTGGTGAGAACGTCTACCCACGGGAGGTGGAGGAAGTGATCCTCCGGCACCCGCTGGTGGCCGACGCCGTGGTGTACGGCCTGCCCGACGGGCACTGGGGGGAGCGCGTCGAAGCCGGCATCGTGGCCGTCCAGGACAAGACGGTTGATCTGGAGGAGCTGCGCAGCTTCTGCCGGGCGGATTTGGCCGGATACAAGATCCCCAAGAACCTGCGCCTGCTCGACGCGATCCCACTCACCCCGAACAGCAAGCCCGATCGCCGGCGTGTGCGCGCGGAAGCGCTGGCCGAAACCGCGGGCCACGGCGCTGAGGGATAA